CTTTGTGGCCGGCTTCGCCTCACAACATCCGCATAGACATCCGTACCTTCGGTTCAACAGGTGAGCGGAGACCAGCAGGATGCCGCCCAGTGGTGTGATCCAAGGGACGATTGCCGTCAGGAAGTTCGGTGAGACAACCGATGCGGTGACAATGCTCGGATTGGATTGGTTGTTGCTTTCAGTCTCTGCGGTCGCGTTCACGGCGCAGTGTTCACAGCAGGCATCCGCGCACGCCGTGGCAGCGACTTCGGTTCCTGCGGGGGACTCGCAAGCCGCACAGCAATCCCCGGCGAATCCGAACGCGGCGAAGGTGATCAGCGAAAGGCCGACGATCGCGATCGCGCCGGGCGTCCAGCGACGATGTTTGCGAAAACCGGGCACAAACGCCGCCAGTGCGATCACGAAACAGGCCAACGCCATCCAGCGATGGAAACCTTCATCGGCGAGGAAACTGAGTCCCAAAGCCGGCAGGAACGCAATCACGAAAGGCATAGCGGCGCAGTGGATCGCGCAGCCGATCGAGGCGACGATCCCGATCCAATCCTGCCATCCGAAGTTGGCTGACGAGCTGTCCGTGAGCCGTGATTCCGATCCGCGCGGGCCGATCGATGTTGTTTGCATTGCATCATCCATGTTCAAACCTCCTCTTCCATCAGTTCTTCACCGGGCTGCAGTTCGATCCCCGGCAACGGGTCTTCAAAATTGGCCCAAAGTTCAGGGCCTTGTGTAAATTCCAGATCAGTCAGCAAGCAGGCGTCCAGAATGTTGGCGATTCGCTGTGGGGCCATCGCGTTGCCGATAAACACCAGTTCTTGATGCCGATCGCCATGTTCGCCGACGAATTTGGAACGAATATCTGCGACCAACGCTTCGTCATCGGGCCATGCGTCGTCCGGCGCGGCGGCCCACCAGAAACCTGCGGGGTTCATGCGAATCGAGCATCCCGCCTGCGACCAGTCGTAGGCCCAGTCGTGACGCGAAGCGATCCACATCAAACCTTTGCTGCGAAGCACGCCGCTGAACAGACCGTCGTCCATGTCCCCGTCGAGCGCCTCGGTCAGTCGCTTAGGGTGAAACGGTCGCTCGCTGCGGTAGACAAAACTCGAAATGCCGTACTCTTCCGTTTCGGTCTCCTCCTGGCCACGCGGAACAGCGAGCCATTCCGGTTGCGCTTCGGCTTCGTCCAGCGAAAATAAGCCGGTCCCCATGATCTCCGCCAGTTCGCATCGGCTTTCGGTCGTGTTCAGAATCTTGGCTTTGGCGTTGAGTTTGCGGAGGATACGGTTGAGTTGTTCGAGATCGTACGGCGATACCAGATCGGTCTTGTTGACGATAATCACGTTGGCGAATTCGACTTGGTCGACCAGCAGGTCCACGATGTTCCGCGTGTCACCTTCGCTCAGTCCCATCCGCCGGTCGGCCAGATCGTCCCACGAACCAAAATCCTTCATGAAGTTGCCCGCATCGACGACGGTGACCATCGTGTCGAGTTCGGCGAGCATCGAAAGACTTTCACCCTCCTCGTCCTCGAAGGTGAACGTCTCGGCGACCGGCAGCGGTTCGCTGATGCCCGTCGATTCGATCAGCAGGTAGTCGAAGCGGCCGTCGCGAGCCAATCGCCGGACTTCGACAAGCAGATCTTCACGAAGCGTGCAGCAGATGCATCCGTTGGACATCTCGACCAGTTGTTCTTCGGTTCGAGACAGGTTCGCGTCGCCCGATTTGACAAGAGCTGCGTCGATGTTGACTTCGCTCATGTCATTGACGATCACCGCGACTTTAAGGTTGTCGCGGTTGGTCAAAATATGATTCAGCAGCGTCGTCTTGCCAGCCCCGAGAAAGCCGGAAAGAACCGTGACGGGAAGACGTTTGGTAGAAACCGAGGGATTCATTGTTTTGGCCCTGTAAAAAAGTTGGCGAAGGTGGATTGGGTTGAAGCGTCAGCGATTGAGGTTTCGAGCCCAAGAGGTTGTGTCCATCGCTCGCGAAGCTCGACCGGCATCGCGCCTCGTCTTGTCAAGCGTTCTCGGAACATCTGGATGAGCGGCGATTGATCGGCGCGATCAAAGACGATGTGCGTCGCATCGCGCGCCATCAGGGCCCTCGCGTTGACCGTGGCGTAGTCGTCTTCGCTTTCCTGAATCAAGACAACGACCCGCGAACCGTGAGGTAGTGGCGGCAGCGATGAAGCAGTCCGCTGGTGCGACGTGGCGATCAGCAATGCGGACGGATCATCGCCGCGAAGCTGGGCACCCAACAGGCAGACGAACACGGCAGTTAAAAGCGAGAGGCGAAACACGAGACTTCTCCAAGGATCGAGGCGGGGGTAACATCGCTGCAGACGCAATGCGGTTACATGGGCGACTGCGTTTGCATGAGGGCGAAACTTTCCCAAAACTGTCGTTGGTTGTTGGCGACATGGATATCGCTCCATTGCCACCCGAACGCGAATAGGATCAATGATCGTGGGCGACAACGTACAAGCGTGTGCCGGTGCGGATCGCGATCCGACCATCGGCGGCAGCGACACCGTAGACGATCGGGTCTCGGGCCGACGCGGCGGAATGCTTGCGACGCTCGGCAAAGCTTTTGGCCATCGCTTCGAGTTCATCGGCATCGATGCAGCCGTCACCATCGGTGTCGATTCGACCGATCATCGCGCGGAACATCTCGGGCACTTCCTCACCCTCCAGGACGCCGTCGCCATTGGCATCGCCAGCCATCATGCGAGCTACCATTCCACCGCCGGGAGCTTTCATTGGTCCCTCGCCACCGTGACCGCCGACTGGGCTCTCTTTTGTAGGAATGGCTTCCTTTGCATGCGCACCGGGGCCGCCGCGGCCTTTATGCCCGCCAGATTCGCCCTGCCCGCCATGACCACCTTGCGATTCCCGGTAGTGCAGCGGAGCCGGCGGATTGTTTACGTCCCACAGGGCGTTTACCGCCACCTCTTCGTAGGTGGCACCAGCGCGGACGACTTTCGTTTCGCCGCTCTTGGCAAAAAAGTAAACCAGATCGCCGGCGACGATCGGCGTTGCCCAGCAAGCCAGCGACAATCGTTTTCGATATGCGATCTCCCCGGTGGCGATATCGATGCAGTGCAGCACGTTCGCTTTGTTCATAAAGTAGACGAAGTCACCGCATACCACCGGGCTGGCGTATTCACTGATCGCCTTTTCAGCTCGCCAAAGGACTTCGGGGTTGCCGTCCTTTAATCGCGAGAGATCCACGGCGCAATTGGCTCGGACTTGCCCGTCGCTCGAAAATTCGGGCAACCGCGCCGCGACGATTAATCGCTCGCCGTCGACAACCGGCGAGGGAACCGAGTTGCCTTCGATACCATCTAGCTGCCAGACTTCGCTTCCATCGACGGTGTCGTAGCCGGTCACCGTGCCGCCGCTGCTGACGATGACTTGCGATCGGCCATCGATCGTCGCGATCACTGGCGAAGCCCACGATTTGGTTGAATCCCGCTCGATGGACCATCGCACCGAACCGTCAGTTTTGTTAATCGCGGAAAGCGATGACGGTCCGCCGTGTTCAATCAGTAGGTAGAGCGACGTGGCATCCGAAGCGGGAGAAGCTCCGATGCCATGACTGTTATCAAACTTTCCGGACGCTTCCGTTTCGTCCCGGTGCCAAATCATTTCCCCCTCCCAATTGAGCGCGACAAAGTCGCCGGTTTCGAAGAAGGCGTAAACCCCCGCGTCGTCGACGATCGGTGTCGGTGCGGCACGAGCGTTCATGTAGTTTGAAGGATGCTCGTTCGAAGAGGCTCGCCGGTACGACCAAGCCACTTGCCCCGTCGCGAGGTCCAAACAGTCCACCGTGATCTGGTGACAATTTGGGCCGATGACCGAAGTCACGATCACTTTGCCCGCATGGATCACTGGTGCCGATTGCCCGTAACCCTCCAGCTCCTTCTGCCACGCGATCCCTTCGCTGGCCGACCACCGCGTTGGTAGTGGCGATGACGCTCGCGAGGCTCCTCCGTCGCGGAAGCTGGACCAGGAACCGACCGCATCGTCGGCCCCCAGGAAACCGGTCGAGCTGAACATCAGACCAATGGACAAGACCGCAAGCCCCCGCAGAAGAGAGACGGCTCGCGAAAAACCATGAAAAGGAGCAGGAATCATGACTGTGGACTTTCTGGATGGCAACGGGAAATCAACAAGACCTGGCATCGGACTGCAGGTGCACTGCGTGTGCATGTGCGGCGTCATTGCGGTAAATCATGACGACATCGCGTCGCTTGTCAACTCCCAGATGCAAATGCATTGCAAGAGTCGGCTCGGTTGCTTGAACCGTCATCGCCAGGGCTAATCAGTGTTTGTGCTTAGGGAAATTAGCAGCCACGCGTTAGCGTCCGGTTCTCCAGGTAAACCGGACGCTAACGCGTGGCGGCTGATACCTCAATTGGAAACACTCAATAGCCCTGCCGTCATCGCTTTCGCACTTGCAAAACGGTTGCGAACACATATGATGAAGGACTCTAAGGAGTTTTCATGAGCCAACACGATGAATCGCTTGACCTGGTCAAGCAAGCGATTCGCGACGCGGGGCTGCGAGCCACGCCGGCGCGGATTGCCACTTTGCAACTGCTTCGCCGGTCCTCTCAACCGCTGACCCATTCCGCTGTCGTCGAGGGGTTGGCGGACGTGAACGTCGACAAAGCGACAGTCTTTCGCAGCCTGAACGACATGGCTGAGGTGAGGTTGGTGCGTCGTACCCAGGTCGGTGATCACGTGTGGCGATTTGAAGCCATCGATCCCAATGACGAACACGACACCGGGCACCCCCATTTCTTGTGCGTCGACTGCGGCACCGTCTCTTGCCTGTCGGACGTCAAGTTGACCGCCGGGAGCCAGCGTGCCAGCGAGGCGGTTGGGGAAGTCACCCAGATTCTGTTGCAAGGTCACTGCAACGACTGCAAGTAGGTGGGAACCCCATCGGTGTCATTGGTTGTCGACGCAAACGCATGTCGTTGCCGTTGAACGTTTGCTCGCTACGGCCAGCCACGGTTCGCGAACTGCCCCGCAGAACGCTCTGGTTGAGATCGGTGTGATAACCGAATCACGCTTCGCCCACCGGGGCGAACGTCGCGTCTGTCCATGCCGCGCGGGCTTTCGGCTCGGCGATGTTCGGCGAATATGGAAGCGTTTCACGAGCCCGACAAACAGGTTCGCGCATGTTCCAAGCGGCGGAGCAATTGTCGGGTGGATCGAGCCGCTGCGTTGTGGCCGCCTTCCAGATCATTCGGTTGCTTGGCCATCGACCGCTGATTTTTGACGTTCAGAAATTAGTTCCATTGCGTGCTCTTCACCCCATTTCTTCAGCAATTCCAAGACGGGTTGCAACGACTTCCGTTCTTCGGTCAGTTCGTATTCAACTCGTGGCGGCACTTCAGCATAGACCATTCGGTTAACCAAACCGCTGGCTTCGAGTTCGCGAAGTTGCTTGGTCAACATCCGCTGGGTGACGCAACCGAACATCGCTCACTCCGGCCCTCAACCACTCGTGTGAGGGGGGCGTTCGAGCGGGTAAACACCGCGAGCAATCTCAGGTCGTTTTCCTTCCCGCTCACGTAATATCACGGTTTCGCCGTTTTTCGCGGTGCGAAACGTTGAGGGCAAACAAACGGGCAGTTGACTTTTGTTGCACGCGTGCAACAATTAAAGAGCGGCCAATGAGCTGCGGGTTTCTGCCCGATGTCCGAATCAGCCCCTCCATATAACCCGGACGTGTCGTCATGCCCCTTCACGAAATCGTTGCCCGCATCCAAGAACGAAAACGAGAGCTCGATATCTCTGTCTCGGATCTCGCGCGTCGCAGCGGGGTTTCACGGGCCACGGTCATTCGGATTCTCGGCGGTGAGGACCGCGAATTCTCGTTCGCAAACTTGCAGGCGATTCTGCTCGCCTTGGGGATCTCTCTCGATTTAACAGAGATTCCCGCCGAGCAATTCCGAGATCAGATTGCCACCGCAAAAGCAAAACGTCTGATCGCACTCACGCAAGGCAATGTGGCTCTCGAGTCTCAAGCTGTCTCGCGGGCTTCGGCTCAATCACATCTCGAAGAAGCGAAAGCTCGTATCGAATCGTCAAGTCGAAAACTGTGGGCCTCATGAACACGGGGCGTGGCAAGACCACTGGGCTTGGTTCGAGCGGGAA
Above is a genomic segment from Rosistilla ulvae containing:
- a CDS encoding MerC domain-containing protein, whose protein sequence is MDDAMQTTSIGPRGSESRLTDSSSANFGWQDWIGIVASIGCAIHCAAMPFVIAFLPALGLSFLADEGFHRWMALACFVIALAAFVPGFRKHRRWTPGAIAIVGLSLITFAAFGFAGDCCAACESPAGTEVAATACADACCEHCAVNATAETESNNQSNPSIVTASVVSPNFLTAIVPWITPLGGILLVSAHLLNRRYGCLCGCCEAKPATKVAE
- a CDS encoding GTP-binding protein; protein product: MNPSVSTKRLPVTVLSGFLGAGKTTLLNHILTNRDNLKVAVIVNDMSEVNIDAALVKSGDANLSRTEEQLVEMSNGCICCTLREDLLVEVRRLARDGRFDYLLIESTGISEPLPVAETFTFEDEEGESLSMLAELDTMVTVVDAGNFMKDFGSWDDLADRRMGLSEGDTRNIVDLLVDQVEFANVIIVNKTDLVSPYDLEQLNRILRKLNAKAKILNTTESRCELAEIMGTGLFSLDEAEAQPEWLAVPRGQEETETEEYGISSFVYRSERPFHPKRLTEALDGDMDDGLFSGVLRSKGLMWIASRHDWAYDWSQAGCSIRMNPAGFWWAAAPDDAWPDDEALVADIRSKFVGEHGDRHQELVFIGNAMAPQRIANILDACLLTDLEFTQGPELWANFEDPLPGIELQPGEELMEEEV
- a CDS encoding helix-turn-helix domain-containing protein → MPLHEIVARIQERKRELDISVSDLARRSGVSRATVIRILGGEDREFSFANLQAILLALGISLDLTEIPAEQFRDQIATAKAKRLIALTQGNVALESQAVSRASAQSHLEEAKARIESSSRKLWAS
- a CDS encoding outer membrane protein assembly factor BamB family protein, whose protein sequence is MIPAPFHGFSRAVSLLRGLAVLSIGLMFSSTGFLGADDAVGSWSSFRDGGASRASSPLPTRWSASEGIAWQKELEGYGQSAPVIHAGKVIVTSVIGPNCHQITVDCLDLATGQVAWSYRRASSNEHPSNYMNARAAPTPIVDDAGVYAFFETGDFVALNWEGEMIWHRDETEASGKFDNSHGIGASPASDATSLYLLIEHGGPSSLSAINKTDGSVRWSIERDSTKSWASPVIATIDGRSQVIVSSGGTVTGYDTVDGSEVWQLDGIEGNSVPSPVVDGERLIVAARLPEFSSDGQVRANCAVDLSRLKDGNPEVLWRAEKAISEYASPVVCGDFVYFMNKANVLHCIDIATGEIAYRKRLSLACWATPIVAGDLVYFFAKSGETKVVRAGATYEEVAVNALWDVNNPPAPLHYRESQGGHGGQGESGGHKGRGGPGAHAKEAIPTKESPVGGHGGEGPMKAPGGGMVARMMAGDANGDGVLEGEEVPEMFRAMIGRIDTDGDGCIDADELEAMAKSFAERRKHSAASARDPIVYGVAAADGRIAIRTGTRLYVVAHDH
- a CDS encoding Fur family transcriptional regulator, whose amino-acid sequence is MSQHDESLDLVKQAIRDAGLRATPARIATLQLLRRSSQPLTHSAVVEGLADVNVDKATVFRSLNDMAEVRLVRRTQVGDHVWRFEAIDPNDEHDTGHPHFLCVDCGTVSCLSDVKLTAGSQRASEAVGEVTQILLQGHCNDCK